A stretch of Shewanella dokdonensis DNA encodes these proteins:
- a CDS encoding TetR/AcrR family transcriptional regulator: protein MKNTHQPEKSVAAGAVRGRPRLFDREAALDQAMRLFWRKGFSATSLSDLTSSMGISPPSLYAAFGSKETLYAEALAHYRQSFGNKLWAGFDEAATAREAITAYLMNAVRLFGGAAAADYPAGCMLALSAVGEEGNAILGKIVRDARAQTLQHLDERLARAVSEGELPAAKATGLARFILAVQGDITTGARWSQS, encoded by the coding sequence ATGAAAAATACTCACCAGCCAGAAAAGTCAGTTGCGGCGGGGGCTGTTAGGGGAAGACCGCGCTTGTTTGATCGAGAGGCGGCGTTGGATCAGGCGATGCGACTGTTTTGGCGCAAAGGGTTTTCTGCGACATCACTGAGTGATCTGACGTCCTCAATGGGCATCTCTCCGCCCAGTCTTTATGCCGCTTTCGGTTCAAAAGAAACGCTTTATGCTGAGGCGTTAGCGCACTATCGGCAAAGTTTTGGCAACAAACTATGGGCTGGATTTGATGAGGCCGCAACGGCCCGTGAGGCGATTACCGCGTATCTTATGAATGCCGTTAGGCTCTTTGGTGGTGCGGCAGCGGCGGATTATCCCGCCGGATGTATGTTGGCCTTGTCAGCGGTTGGCGAAGAAGGTAATGCAATCCTCGGTAAGATAGTGCGGGATGCTCGGGCGCAGACCTTACAACATTTGGACGAGCGATTAGCACGTGCGGTATCAGAAGGTGAGTTACCTGCCGCAAAAGCAACAGGGCTAGCACGCTTTATCCTGGCGGTTCAGGGGGATATCACTACAGGCGCGAGATGGAGCCAATCGTGA
- a CDS encoding cache domain-containing protein — translation MQFARTYPLRLVIILPFSFLFFVAAVVFSFISYENSQALARAMGQNFAHELAHRISQYVQHLTKVMPDITETNANQLLNGNLSSTQLAQNTPWLLAQLRQNQQLSFVSMAFPDGRYIAAARPPNNPEQIEIASNAFNQQHHLIGYLPDGSDHPGKAIEQIKIAYDPRQRPFMQCALQQPQQPCWGEVYRYVESQIYGISLSKAVFDPQGNMIAVVAADIALNRLSHFMTQLNIGYGGVAFLVEQHSGKLIASSNTQHIPVSAADGNRYTLKNHPLTWLRDLPTTPPDNLNQAPFRAAGAAYLLQTKQIP, via the coding sequence ATGCAGTTTGCGCGCACTTATCCTCTGCGCTTAGTCATAATATTGCCTTTTTCCTTTTTGTTCTTTGTCGCGGCGGTGGTCTTTTCTTTTATTTCTTATGAGAACAGCCAAGCACTCGCCCGCGCTATGGGGCAGAATTTTGCCCATGAACTAGCACACCGCATCAGTCAATATGTGCAACATCTGACCAAAGTGATGCCTGACATCACCGAAACCAATGCGAACCAACTGTTAAACGGCAATCTTTCGTCTACACAACTGGCACAAAATACTCCCTGGTTACTTGCACAGTTAAGGCAAAACCAGCAGTTAAGCTTTGTCAGTATGGCCTTTCCGGATGGGCGTTATATTGCTGCGGCGCGCCCGCCCAACAACCCTGAGCAGATTGAAATTGCGAGCAATGCGTTCAATCAACAACATCACCTTATTGGCTATCTGCCAGACGGTAGCGATCATCCCGGCAAAGCGATTGAACAGATAAAAATTGCCTACGATCCGCGGCAACGCCCTTTTATGCAGTGCGCTTTACAGCAACCACAACAGCCCTGCTGGGGCGAAGTTTATCGTTACGTAGAAAGCCAGATATACGGCATTAGCTTGTCAAAAGCGGTATTCGATCCACAAGGAAACATGATTGCGGTAGTGGCTGCAGATATTGCACTAAACCGGCTCAGTCACTTTATGACCCAACTCAACATTGGCTATGGTGGTGTGGCATTTTTAGTGGAGCAGCACAGTGGTAAGTTAATTGCGTCTTCCAACACTCAGCATATTCCAGTGAGCGCTGCTGACGGCAATCGTTATACCTTAAAAAATCATCCCTTAACCTGGTTACGAGATCTGCCCACTACACCGCCAGATAATCTGAACCAAGCGCCATTCCGGGCTGCTGGCGCCGCTTACTTATTGCAAACCAAGCAAATCCCCTGA
- a CDS encoding L-serine ammonia-lyase, iron-sulfur-dependent, subunit alpha, producing MLPAMSNSGSGNQGIAATMPVVVAAEYLKSSHEQLLRALMLSHLLAIYIKHQQHKLSALCTVTTAAMGSAAGITYLLGGDYQQISYAVSSMIGDVAGVICDGAKNACAMKVSSSAGAAVKSSLMAIDNIHVTGQEGIVADDVDSSIRNLSALANGAMSHTDQQILDIMVQKAL from the coding sequence ATGTTGCCCGCCATGAGCAACTCAGGCTCTGGCAATCAGGGCATTGCCGCCACTATGCCGGTGGTAGTCGCAGCGGAGTATCTGAAGTCTTCTCACGAACAGTTGTTACGGGCATTAATGTTGTCGCATCTGCTGGCAATTTACATCAAACACCAGCAACACAAGTTGTCAGCCTTGTGTACGGTAACCACTGCCGCCATGGGCTCGGCAGCCGGGATCACCTATCTGCTTGGTGGTGATTATCAGCAGATAAGCTACGCCGTCAGCAGCATGATTGGGGATGTGGCCGGGGTGATTTGTGATGGTGCTAAAAATGCCTGTGCTATGAAGGTGTCATCCTCTGCGGGAGCTGCGGTCAAGTCGAGCCTGATGGCGATTGATAATATTCATGTCACCGGCCAGGAAGGGATAGTGGCCGATGATGTAGACAGCTCCATTCGTAATCTGTCTGCTTTAGCTAACGGCGCTATGAGCCACACCGACCAGCAGATCCTCGACATCATGGTGCAAAAAGCGCTGTAA
- a CDS encoding alpha/beta fold hydrolase yields the protein MNQQTTITHHSAYVNGIRLRYAICGAGPVVVLIHGFPQSSHAWHKLMPLLASHYTVIAPDMRGAGNSDKPGYGYDKCTMAKDINELVHQLGFEKVRIVGHDIGMMVAYAYAANYPDEVEQLVVMEASLPGLGLEMLWDNAAFPKLWHFGFFRASGVAEALITGREHIFFSYAMKELAYDPSAISESDIAIYSQIMAAPGALQGGFGYYRAMDLDAQHNQELAKTKLRMPVLAIGGKFSTGTEVGRVMEQVAENVQTVVMERCGHWIVEEQLEAATELLSKFFQR from the coding sequence ATGAATCAACAAACCACGATCACCCATCATAGCGCGTATGTGAATGGTATCAGACTACGCTACGCCATTTGTGGTGCAGGCCCTGTAGTGGTGCTTATCCATGGTTTTCCCCAAAGTAGTCACGCTTGGCACAAATTGATGCCGTTACTGGCATCCCATTACACTGTTATCGCGCCCGATATGCGCGGTGCCGGTAATTCCGATAAACCCGGCTACGGTTATGATAAATGTACCATGGCCAAGGATATTAACGAGCTGGTACACCAGTTGGGGTTTGAAAAAGTACGTATTGTTGGTCATGACATCGGCATGATGGTGGCTTATGCCTACGCAGCAAACTATCCAGACGAAGTGGAGCAACTGGTGGTAATGGAGGCCAGCTTGCCGGGTCTTGGGCTGGAAATGTTATGGGACAATGCGGCCTTTCCTAAATTGTGGCATTTTGGCTTTTTCCGCGCGTCTGGTGTTGCCGAGGCGCTTATCACTGGCCGGGAACATATTTTCTTCAGCTATGCCATGAAAGAATTGGCGTACGATCCAAGTGCTATTAGTGAGAGTGATATTGCAATCTACAGCCAAATCATGGCTGCACCAGGCGCGCTTCAGGGAGGTTTTGGTTACTATCGCGCGATGGATCTCGATGCTCAGCATAACCAAGAGTTAGCCAAAACCAAGCTACGGATGCCGGTCTTGGCCATCGGCGGTAAATTCTCTACGGGCACTGAAGTGGGGCGAGTCATGGAACAAGTGGCTGAAAATGTACAAACCGTGGTGATGGAACGCTGTGGGCACTGGATTGTTGAGGAACAGCTTGAAGCGGCTACCGAGCTGCTCAGCAAATTTTTCCAGCGCTAG
- the trxC gene encoding thioredoxin TrxC, with translation MTQTGTVQLVCPHCGVINRIPTDRLNQQPLCGKCHDALLNGHPVMVNDSNFQRFIDKNELPLVVDFWAPWCAPCRQFAPIFSEVAAEMTSQATFAKLDTQDNQLTASRLQIRSIPTLAVYHHGREIARISGALPKGQFKQWLQQYL, from the coding sequence ATGACGCAGACAGGCACAGTACAACTGGTATGCCCACATTGTGGCGTAATCAACCGTATACCTACCGACAGACTTAATCAGCAGCCTTTGTGTGGCAAATGCCACGATGCGCTGCTCAATGGTCATCCGGTTATGGTGAATGACAGTAACTTCCAGCGTTTTATTGATAAAAACGAGCTGCCGCTCGTCGTCGATTTTTGGGCACCTTGGTGTGCGCCATGCCGCCAATTTGCGCCGATATTCAGTGAAGTTGCTGCCGAAATGACATCACAGGCGACGTTCGCCAAACTGGATACTCAAGATAATCAGCTGACGGCCTCCCGGTTGCAGATCCGCTCGATCCCAACCTTGGCGGTGTATCATCATGGCCGGGAAATTGCCCGAATTTCTGGCGCCTTGCCCAAAGGTCAATTCAAACAATGGCTACAGCAGTATTTATAA
- a CDS encoding 2-dehydropantoate 2-reductase N-terminal domain-containing protein gives MKITVIGAGGVGGYFGGKLAAAAKTSPLLPEVHTCKQCNNMD, from the coding sequence ATGAAAATCACAGTGATTGGTGCTGGCGGTGTTGGTGGTTACTTTGGCGGCAAGCTAGCGGCAGCAGCGAAGACGTCACCTTTGTTGCCAGAGGTGCACACCTGCAAGCAATGCAACAACATGGATTGA
- a CDS encoding DUF3624 domain-containing protein, with the protein MACEECFGTIFRRKLGRYKACMWQLAGLSATCWPLWYWLYHTTPRTVNSIALLFFCCAFSGLLLLHLLVLTYRHLRARK; encoded by the coding sequence ATGGCATGTGAAGAATGCTTCGGCACCATTTTTAGACGTAAGCTTGGGCGCTATAAGGCCTGTATGTGGCAGCTCGCCGGGTTGTCAGCTACTTGCTGGCCCTTATGGTACTGGCTGTATCACACAACTCCGCGTACGGTTAATTCCATTGCATTGCTGTTTTTCTGTTGTGCTTTTTCTGGGTTATTACTGCTGCATTTGTTGGTGTTAACTTATCGTCACTTGCGCGCTAGAAAATGA
- the rsgA gene encoding ribosome small subunit-dependent GTPase A encodes MASFFQQQLNLEELEYTNIARVCGHHRNGYLLHTIQGTLTLHANPALPEMTLGDWLLLDQQQHFVRLLERKSLFKRKAAGTKVTEQLIAANVDTLFIVCSLNQDFNLSRIERYLALAHEAAVTPVVVLTKADLCAAAAEKCQAVQALDPFLAVASVNALDQDNCAALLSWCGTGQTLSLLGSSGVGKSTLVNSLLGHDIQKTAAIREDDSKGRHTTTARTMHFLPSGAVLIDTPGMRELQLAECETGVRRTFADIEQLAQQCRFSDCQHQSEPGCAIQQAISSGALEPRRLSNYQKLLAEQARNSASLQQLHAQDRQFGRMVKTLSAASRKLKKGY; translated from the coding sequence ATGGCAAGCTTTTTTCAACAACAGCTCAACCTAGAAGAACTGGAATACACAAACATTGCCAGAGTCTGTGGTCACCACAGAAATGGCTATCTGTTACACACAATACAAGGCACGTTGACGCTCCACGCTAATCCGGCATTGCCAGAAATGACACTAGGAGACTGGTTACTGCTTGATCAGCAACAGCATTTTGTACGTCTGCTGGAGCGTAAATCACTGTTCAAGCGCAAAGCAGCTGGCACGAAAGTCACCGAGCAGCTAATTGCCGCTAATGTCGATACCTTATTCATTGTCTGCTCGCTCAACCAAGATTTTAATCTGAGCAGAATTGAACGCTATCTAGCATTGGCACATGAGGCAGCCGTCACGCCGGTAGTGGTATTAACCAAAGCGGATTTATGTGCCGCTGCGGCGGAGAAATGCCAGGCGGTACAGGCACTCGACCCATTCTTAGCGGTAGCATCCGTCAATGCGCTTGATCAAGACAACTGTGCCGCGTTACTGAGTTGGTGTGGCACAGGGCAAACCCTGTCATTATTAGGTTCATCTGGTGTTGGTAAATCCACCTTGGTCAATAGCCTGTTGGGGCACGATATCCAGAAAACTGCGGCCATCCGCGAAGATGACAGCAAGGGCCGTCACACCACCACAGCGAGAACCATGCACTTTCTGCCAAGTGGCGCCGTGCTTATCGACACACCTGGGATGCGCGAGTTACAACTGGCTGAATGTGAAACAGGCGTCAGACGGACATTTGCCGATATCGAACAACTGGCGCAACAGTGCCGTTTTAGCGACTGTCAGCATCAAAGTGAACCTGGCTGTGCCATTCAACAGGCCATTAGCTCGGGAGCGCTGGAACCGAGACGATTGAGCAACTATCAGAAACTGCTTGCTGAGCAGGCGCGAAATAGTGCGTCGTTGCAACAACTGCATGCTCAGGATCGACAGTTTGGCCGCATGGTAAAAACGCTTAGCGCGGCATCGCGTAAATTGAAAAAAGGTTATTAA
- a CDS encoding Lrp/AsnC family transcriptional regulator: MCTALADKMELDKTDKTLLQMLQQDATISLNVLAEAVNLTTTPCWKRLKRLEDAGVINKRVVLLHPEKIGLELTAFVMVKINDHSHEWYVRFVNAVAEFPEVMEFYRMAGEYDYMMKVQVADMKSFDEFYKKLVNSVAGISKVTSTFAMESLKYTTALPL; this comes from the coding sequence ATGTGTACTGCGTTGGCCGACAAGATGGAACTGGATAAAACCGACAAAACCTTGCTACAGATGCTGCAACAGGATGCCACTATCTCGTTGAACGTGCTAGCTGAAGCCGTCAATCTGACGACGACCCCTTGCTGGAAACGCTTGAAGCGCTTGGAAGATGCGGGCGTTATCAATAAACGTGTGGTGTTGCTGCATCCGGAAAAAATCGGCTTAGAGCTGACCGCCTTTGTGATGGTGAAAATTAACGATCATTCCCATGAATGGTATGTCCGCTTCGTCAATGCGGTCGCCGAATTTCCGGAGGTCATGGAGTTCTATCGTATGGCGGGCGAATACGATTACATGATGAAAGTGCAGGTGGCGGATATGAAGAGCTTTGACGAGTTTTATAAAAAACTCGTCAACAGTGTTGCGGGCATTTCGAAAGTCACCTCGACTTTTGCCATGGAATCGTTGAAATACACCACAGCGTTACCGTTATAA
- a CDS encoding ketopantoate reductase family protein yields MKINSPLGNVWLPEVNAVDHPAKAAAADLYIVAVKLWDTADVAAQLQPLITGDTAVLSLQNGVQKDDILQRYLPQQNIIGGVSYIAAAIAEPGVIHHGGKLQKLAFGEYGQPTSARCEAFQQSCQKAGIETDFSDDIALRIWEKFIFLVGFSGTTTLFRSNIGPIRSDPAKRQLFRDAMQEVADVAQAKGISVRPDFAEQLLQFTDTLPADMPSSMKTDLQRGKRLELPWLSGAVVDMAKQLGLAVPANQHIVEQLLPWAMGPASH; encoded by the coding sequence TTGAAAATTAACAGCCCATTGGGCAATGTCTGGTTACCTGAGGTTAATGCTGTCGATCATCCGGCCAAAGCGGCGGCCGCAGATCTCTACATTGTAGCGGTCAAATTGTGGGATACGGCTGATGTGGCAGCGCAGCTACAACCCCTGATAACAGGGGATACCGCTGTACTTTCGTTACAAAACGGGGTGCAGAAAGATGACATATTGCAACGCTACCTGCCGCAACAAAATATCATTGGTGGCGTTAGCTATATCGCGGCCGCCATCGCCGAGCCCGGAGTGATCCATCACGGTGGCAAACTGCAAAAACTGGCATTTGGCGAATATGGTCAGCCAACATCTGCACGTTGTGAAGCCTTCCAGCAAAGTTGCCAAAAAGCGGGCATTGAAACCGACTTCAGTGACGATATCGCCCTGCGGATCTGGGAAAAATTTATATTTCTGGTGGGATTTTCCGGCACGACTACGCTGTTTCGCAGTAACATCGGTCCGATCCGCAGTGACCCGGCTAAAAGGCAATTATTCCGGGACGCTATGCAGGAAGTCGCCGATGTGGCACAAGCCAAAGGTATCTCGGTTCGCCCTGATTTTGCTGAACAACTCTTACAATTTACCGATACCCTACCCGCTGATATGCCATCTTCCATGAAAACAGATCTGCAACGTGGCAAACGCCTAGAATTGCCGTGGCTCAGTGGCGCGGTGGTGGATATGGCAAAACAGCTGGGATTAGCAGTGCCAGCTAATCAACATATCGTGGAGCAACTGTTACCTTGGGCGATGGGGCCTGCCTCGCACTAA
- a CDS encoding GyrI-like domain-containing protein, translating into MNVKIVDFPTKQIAYVQHCGAPQQVLDSAAKFIAWRKQTGLSPIESSETFGIPYSDPDTVAPEAFRLDICGTISQTAIPSNPFGVIAGTIPGGRCAVARHYGSHDNIRDTVYQLYREWLPNSGEELRDYPCFFHWINFIHDVDERELLTDVYLPIK; encoded by the coding sequence TTGAACGTAAAAATTGTGGATTTTCCCACGAAGCAGATCGCGTATGTGCAACACTGTGGCGCACCGCAACAGGTACTGGACAGTGCCGCCAAGTTTATTGCCTGGCGTAAACAGACTGGCTTGTCTCCCATTGAAAGCAGTGAAACCTTTGGCATTCCCTACAGTGACCCCGATACTGTTGCCCCAGAAGCATTCCGATTGGATATCTGTGGCACCATCAGTCAAACCGCCATACCAAGCAACCCGTTTGGTGTTATAGCAGGCACGATTCCAGGTGGTCGCTGCGCGGTAGCACGGCATTATGGCAGCCATGACAATATCAGGGATACTGTCTATCAGCTGTATCGAGAATGGCTCCCGAACAGTGGTGAGGAGTTACGGGATTACCCTTGTTTCTTCCACTGGATAAACTTCATCCATGATGTGGATGAACGCGAGTTATTGACCGATGTCTATTTGCCCATTAAGTAA
- a CDS encoding methyl-accepting chemotaxis protein, which yields MRIHSIRFKVILPIAFLAVILVGLFSFMLLMTKLQNEAIRKQAEHYFEAVSVVLNADRDLYQARIAREKLLHGEGKAEDNLNDFNENAQQVHDRFNKFREYLADEPEVFQPFQRFDALYDKWLSASKTLLQSSQLQIEQNNGLQQLEQQFQAIRVMLSDAGDALRQHTRDAQVQQQQDLNLYVEAISEVLNADRDAYQARLALLKLLNGTGSANENTQDFEENAAQVLQRFHNYRSYLIREPQLVAPYEKFDTLLDNWLNNCRQLLKTTHHQQQQLSNEQREADVSFADIRQVLDEAGEAIRQHARTAKEDVKHTIDNYQKLAMVIIGIAFIIALLFGYFVPLRLTQQVNNMTLRIREIADGDGDLTQRINSTAKDELGDLAKEFDGFVEHLRNIILNIQTQSAALGNTTQLLNQVADQAGNITSALVNASDSIVSASSEMSMSNQQMAELAKGTAAESDNSSQLTNDGINVVSQANNAIEALVTDIETAQRSAAELEQSSDAIASVLEVIRKIAEQTNLLALNAAIEAARAGEQGRGFAVVSDEVRVLATRTQASTDEIESMIERLRRSVQQSSHTIHNSRGNADNTVENFSAVIRIFNTLKSSFDEVQGMAEQTAQATEEQFTVANHINQNLVSLKEQTDSVRTMSAQVQQQSNHLSELYQQLSKQVESFRV from the coding sequence ATGCGAATTCATTCAATCAGATTTAAAGTAATTCTGCCGATTGCGTTTCTGGCAGTGATTCTGGTGGGACTCTTCAGTTTTATGCTGTTGATGACCAAGCTACAGAACGAGGCAATCCGCAAACAAGCTGAGCACTATTTCGAAGCAGTGTCTGTGGTACTCAATGCCGACCGGGATCTGTATCAGGCGCGTATTGCCAGAGAAAAATTGCTGCACGGCGAAGGCAAAGCTGAAGACAACCTCAATGACTTTAACGAAAATGCACAGCAAGTACATGATCGTTTTAATAAATTCCGCGAATATTTGGCTGATGAACCAGAGGTCTTTCAACCGTTCCAACGCTTTGATGCCCTTTATGACAAATGGCTGAGTGCCAGTAAAACCCTATTACAATCCAGCCAGTTACAAATAGAACAAAACAATGGTTTGCAGCAACTGGAACAACAGTTTCAGGCTATCAGGGTCATGCTCAGTGATGCCGGGGATGCGCTCAGACAGCACACGCGCGATGCCCAAGTGCAACAGCAGCAGGATCTCAATCTCTATGTGGAAGCCATTTCAGAGGTACTCAATGCCGATCGCGATGCCTATCAAGCCCGGCTAGCGCTGCTAAAGCTGCTTAATGGCACCGGTTCTGCCAACGAAAATACCCAAGATTTTGAAGAAAATGCCGCGCAAGTCCTGCAACGTTTTCACAATTATCGCAGTTACCTTATCCGCGAACCGCAGTTAGTAGCACCGTATGAAAAATTCGACACTTTGCTGGATAACTGGTTGAACAATTGCCGCCAGTTGCTCAAAACCACCCATCACCAGCAGCAACAACTGAGCAATGAACAGCGGGAGGCTGATGTAAGTTTTGCCGATATCCGCCAAGTACTAGATGAGGCGGGTGAAGCGATACGCCAACATGCTAGAACCGCCAAAGAAGATGTGAAGCATACCATCGACAATTATCAGAAACTTGCCATGGTAATTATTGGTATTGCCTTCATTATTGCCTTGCTGTTTGGCTATTTTGTCCCGCTACGCCTGACCCAACAGGTTAATAACATGACGCTGCGGATCCGGGAAATTGCCGATGGTGATGGCGATTTGACCCAAAGGATCAACTCCACCGCCAAAGATGAACTGGGTGATTTGGCCAAAGAGTTTGATGGGTTTGTCGAACACCTGCGGAACATTATTCTCAATATTCAAACGCAATCTGCGGCACTGGGGAATACCACACAACTCTTGAATCAGGTGGCAGATCAGGCGGGCAATATCACCTCGGCGCTGGTAAATGCTTCCGACTCTATCGTCAGTGCTAGCAGTGAAATGAGCATGTCAAACCAGCAGATGGCAGAACTTGCCAAAGGCACTGCCGCTGAATCCGATAACTCCAGCCAACTGACAAATGACGGTATTAACGTGGTCAGCCAGGCGAACAATGCGATTGAAGCACTGGTCACCGATATTGAAACCGCTCAGCGCAGTGCTGCCGAACTGGAACAGAGTTCCGATGCCATTGCCTCAGTGCTGGAAGTGATCCGCAAGATTGCCGAGCAAACCAATTTGTTAGCTCTCAATGCCGCGATTGAAGCAGCCAGAGCGGGAGAACAGGGGCGCGGCTTTGCGGTCGTTTCTGACGAAGTTCGGGTACTCGCCACCCGAACCCAAGCCAGTACCGACGAGATTGAAAGCATGATTGAACGCCTGCGGCGCAGTGTCCAGCAATCGTCGCATACCATTCATAACAGCCGTGGCAATGCTGACAACACGGTTGAAAACTTCAGCGCGGTGATCCGCATTTTCAACACATTAAAATCCTCTTTTGACGAGGTTCAAGGCATGGCTGAGCAAACAGCACAGGCCACAGAAGAACAGTTCACCGTAGCCAACCATATCAACCAAAATCTGGTGTCACTGAAAGAACAAACCGACAGTGTTCGCACTATGTCAGCACAAGTGCAGCAGCAATCGAATCATCTTTCAGAGCTTTATCAACAACTTAGCAAGCAGGTAGAAAGTTTCCGAGTATAA
- a CDS encoding GGDEF domain-containing protein encodes MILPTQEIAAPIIAQVWDTLLITLLLLLLLIFIGAKLAKEIARPIEKMAKNASNNSLEQLAQQVENHHQCVEVAHLSHSMATLAKAQLDSIHTLEQQVHHRTLELQKANQRLTTLSEQDALTGIANRRAFDKRLQSAWQQAITTNTPLTVIICDIDHFKSFNDYYGHQAGDKALKTVAQHLQTHVRQGSDLLARYGGEEFALILPNTDLIQAGKAAEHLRQSLFATAIPREDMAPWVISLSLGYASLYPQHNQQVAELVQQADKQLYMAKANGRNQVQPPSAASI; translated from the coding sequence GTGATACTGCCAACGCAGGAGATTGCCGCCCCAATTATTGCCCAAGTTTGGGATACCTTACTCATCACCCTATTGTTATTACTGCTGCTGATTTTTATTGGTGCCAAGTTGGCGAAGGAAATAGCCAGACCGATTGAAAAAATGGCGAAAAATGCCAGTAATAATTCATTAGAGCAGTTGGCTCAACAGGTTGAAAATCATCATCAATGTGTGGAAGTCGCTCATCTGTCACACAGTATGGCAACGCTTGCCAAAGCACAATTAGACTCAATTCATACGCTGGAACAACAAGTTCATCATCGTACGCTGGAGTTGCAAAAGGCCAACCAACGGCTGACCACATTGTCGGAACAAGATGCCTTAACAGGCATTGCCAACCGCCGGGCATTTGATAAACGGCTGCAATCAGCCTGGCAACAGGCGATCACCACAAACACGCCGTTAACCGTCATTATCTGTGATATCGACCATTTCAAATCGTTTAACGATTATTATGGCCATCAGGCGGGTGATAAAGCCCTGAAAACAGTAGCCCAGCACTTGCAAACGCATGTCCGCCAAGGCAGTGATTTACTGGCTCGGTATGGTGGGGAAGAGTTTGCACTGATCCTGCCAAATACTGACTTAATTCAAGCAGGAAAAGCTGCTGAACACCTACGCCAAAGCCTGTTTGCCACAGCGATTCCGCGAGAAGACATGGCCCCTTGGGTGATTTCGTTGAGTCTTGGCTACGCCAGCCTCTATCCGCAACACAACCAGCAAGTAGCAGAGTTAGTACAACAGGCAGATAAACAGCTGTATATGGCTAAAGCCAACGGCAGGAATCAGGTACAACCGCCAAGCGCCGC
- a CDS encoding acyl-CoA dehydratase activase, which produces MSGFAGIDIGSRSIELVLVDANGEVLQQLQADTGFDPMAEAKRMLAQLSYQQIMATGYGRNLFEISFDATTVTEIKAHARGARACFPTAETVLDIGGQDSKAIALFANGRVKKFEMNDRCAAGTGKFLEIMAKALGFSLAEFSAQALAATSDINISSMCTVFAESEVTSLIGRGQDRQAIARGLHQSVIRRVKTMLNRVSNDGDIVFTGGVANNACMVHFLSETLQRQVLVPPQPQFIGAYGAALLAAGLD; this is translated from the coding sequence GTGAGTGGTTTTGCCGGAATTGATATTGGTTCGCGTTCGATAGAACTGGTGCTGGTGGACGCCAACGGTGAGGTCTTGCAACAGTTGCAGGCCGATACCGGGTTTGACCCTATGGCCGAGGCTAAACGCATGTTGGCGCAGTTGTCGTATCAGCAGATTATGGCGACGGGTTACGGGCGTAATCTGTTTGAGATCTCGTTTGACGCGACAACAGTGACTGAAATAAAAGCTCATGCGCGTGGGGCCAGGGCCTGTTTCCCGACGGCGGAAACGGTACTGGATATTGGCGGGCAGGACAGTAAGGCAATAGCCCTGTTTGCCAACGGTCGGGTGAAAAAGTTTGAAATGAATGATCGCTGTGCGGCGGGGACGGGGAAATTCCTGGAGATTATGGCAAAAGCACTGGGGTTCAGTTTAGCGGAGTTCAGTGCACAAGCTCTGGCGGCCACCAGTGATATCAATATTTCCAGCATGTGTACTGTGTTTGCTGAGTCGGAAGTCACCTCGTTAATTGGCCGTGGACAAGACCGTCAGGCCATTGCTAGAGGTTTGCACCAGAGCGTGATTCGACGGGTGAAAACCATGCTCAATCGGGTTTCAAACGATGGCGATATTGTGTTCACTGGCGGTGTTGCTAACAATGCTTGCATGGTGCATTTCCTTTCGGAAACGCTGCAACGTCAAGTATTGGTGCCGCCTCAGCCACAGTTTATTGGCGCTTATGGCGCAGCATTGTTGGCGGCTGGGCTCGATTAA